The Nocardioides humi genome includes a region encoding these proteins:
- a CDS encoding (2Fe-2S)-binding protein: MTELVDPLTPVGAGMSTPDTQYPVTLTVNGQRRHVAVEGRRMLVDVLRQDLRLTGTHAACDQGVCGACTVRVDGQTLRSCITLAVQVDGAEIRTIEGMATSPEELGPVQQAFWEKQGLQCGFCTPGMMLRVEEILDENPAPTREEVREGISSNLCRCTGYQFIVDAAMRAAEIRAERGSEA; this comes from the coding sequence ATGACCGAACTCGTGGACCCCCTGACGCCTGTCGGTGCGGGGATGAGCACGCCAGACACGCAGTATCCCGTCACCCTCACGGTCAACGGTCAGCGGCGGCACGTGGCGGTCGAGGGCCGGCGGATGCTGGTCGACGTCCTGCGCCAGGATCTGCGGCTCACCGGCACGCACGCCGCCTGCGATCAAGGCGTCTGCGGCGCGTGCACAGTGCGGGTCGACGGCCAGACGCTCCGCTCGTGCATCACCCTGGCCGTCCAGGTCGACGGAGCCGAGATCCGCACCATCGAAGGGATGGCCACCTCGCCGGAGGAGCTCGGGCCGGTCCAGCAGGCGTTCTGGGAGAAGCAGGGCCTGCAGTGCGGGTTCTGCACCCCCGGCATGATGCTCAGGGTCGAGGAGATCCTCGACGAGAATCCGGCTCCGACCCGCGAAGAGGTGCGGGAGGGCATCTCCAGCAACCTCTGTCGTTGCACGGGCTACCAGTTCATCGTCGATGCCGCCATGCGTGCAGCGGAGATCCGCGCCGAGCGTGGGAGCGAGGCATGA
- a CDS encoding FAD binding domain-containing protein yields MKPAPFAYHRATSAEHAAALLDGLGPEARVLAGGQSLVPSMNLRLMTPPHVIDIGGVGTLAFIRREGARLVIGAMTRQSTVEESPLVSEAVPLLAEAVRHVAHPPIRHRGTVVGSIAHASAVAELPAVALALDADIVVQGVAGCRTVAASEFFIGPFATSRGADELVVEVRFPVAGPGHGWAWRELSPRNGNFPFAGAGVALAFADGVIERAAVALCGISDRPVRATAAEQALVGERWTPDLLTDAAALVVEGIAPRPDNDVAAHIVPVRANSVASWSYRTKVARTQARLAMAAAVDRAFRTEGDPR; encoded by the coding sequence ATGAAGCCCGCACCGTTCGCCTACCACCGGGCCACGTCCGCGGAGCACGCTGCAGCGTTGCTTGACGGGCTCGGCCCCGAAGCCCGCGTGCTCGCCGGGGGTCAGAGCCTCGTTCCGTCCATGAACCTGCGCCTGATGACTCCGCCGCACGTGATCGACATCGGGGGCGTGGGCACCCTCGCCTTCATCCGACGCGAGGGGGCGCGGCTCGTCATCGGCGCGATGACCCGCCAGTCGACGGTAGAGGAGTCGCCGCTCGTCTCGGAGGCCGTTCCGCTCCTTGCCGAGGCGGTGCGCCACGTCGCCCATCCGCCGATCCGGCACCGCGGCACTGTCGTGGGCAGCATCGCGCACGCCTCGGCGGTCGCAGAGCTCCCGGCGGTTGCCCTGGCTCTCGATGCCGACATCGTCGTCCAGGGTGTGGCGGGGTGCCGAACGGTGGCCGCCTCCGAGTTCTTCATCGGACCGTTCGCAACCTCCCGCGGCGCCGACGAGCTGGTCGTCGAGGTGCGCTTCCCGGTGGCGGGGCCCGGGCACGGGTGGGCGTGGCGTGAGCTGAGCCCCCGCAACGGCAACTTCCCCTTTGCCGGTGCGGGGGTGGCGCTCGCCTTCGCCGATGGGGTGATCGAGCGCGCCGCCGTCGCGTTGTGCGGGATCAGCGACCGCCCGGTCCGGGCCACGGCCGCCGAACAGGCGCTCGTGGGCGAACGCTGGACGCCGGACCTCCTGACCGATGCTGCCGCCCTCGTGGTCGAGGGCATCGCTCCGCGGCCGGACAACGACGTGGCCGCGCACATCGTGCCGGTCCGGGCCAATTCGGTCGCCTCGTGGTCCTACCGGACGAAGGTCGCCCGCACCCAAGCCCGCCTGGCCATGGCAGCAGCCGTGGACCGGGCGTTCCGAACCGAAGGAGACCCCCGATGA
- a CDS encoding M24 family metallopeptidase: MWPQTYLSVDRRPSPMTEERAMEPPFDHRRLDELMDTAGLDAVLVTSKHNAQYLLGGHRFFFFDYMDAIGVSRYLPVVIYVRGRLDLTRYIANSNEAWQLDNDPVWVPEVSLTSWGSVDPIEEALGHLERVLPTGAAIGIESSFMPADAFTRLALAGRYRIEDCLYVLERLRARKSETELRLVEQASAKVVDAMRAVFSKHGEGTTKRELVEALRREQTDRGLTFEYCLVNMGKSLNRGASEDRWTIGDPVCLDSGGNFGGYIGDVARMAVLGEPDAELEDLLAEIDRIQLAARVPIRAGALGQEIYVAADEALTSSPLRAETTFLAHGMGLISHEAPRLTDTGPVPYPNADGGRPLEEGMVLSIETTLCHSRRGFIKLEDTVAVTDGGYRAFGDNARGWNVAG, from the coding sequence GTGTGGCCCCAGACTTACCTTTCTGTCGACAGGCGACCGTCGCCAATGACAGAGGAGCGTGCCATGGAGCCCCCCTTCGACCATCGACGTCTCGACGAGCTGATGGACACGGCCGGCCTCGATGCCGTGCTCGTGACGTCGAAGCACAATGCGCAGTACCTCCTCGGCGGCCATCGCTTCTTCTTCTTCGACTACATGGACGCGATCGGTGTCAGCCGGTACCTGCCCGTCGTCATCTACGTTCGCGGCCGGCTGGACCTCACCCGGTACATCGCGAACTCCAACGAAGCCTGGCAACTCGACAACGACCCGGTGTGGGTGCCGGAGGTGTCGCTGACGAGCTGGGGCTCGGTCGATCCGATCGAGGAGGCGCTCGGTCACCTCGAGCGAGTGCTCCCCACCGGCGCGGCGATCGGGATCGAGTCCTCCTTCATGCCGGCCGACGCGTTCACCCGACTGGCCTTGGCCGGCAGATACCGGATCGAGGACTGCCTGTACGTGCTGGAGCGCCTACGCGCCCGCAAGTCGGAGACTGAGCTCCGCCTCGTGGAGCAGGCGTCCGCGAAGGTGGTCGACGCGATGCGCGCCGTCTTCAGCAAGCACGGCGAGGGCACCACCAAGCGTGAGCTCGTGGAGGCACTCCGGCGGGAGCAGACGGATCGTGGGCTGACCTTCGAGTACTGCCTCGTCAACATGGGCAAGAGCCTCAACCGCGGAGCGTCGGAGGACCGTTGGACGATCGGCGACCCCGTATGCCTCGACTCGGGCGGCAACTTCGGAGGCTACATCGGCGACGTGGCACGGATGGCGGTGTTGGGCGAGCCTGATGCGGAGCTCGAGGATCTGCTTGCGGAGATCGACCGGATCCAACTCGCCGCACGCGTGCCCATCCGGGCGGGAGCGCTCGGCCAGGAGATCTACGTGGCGGCCGACGAGGCCTTGACGAGCTCGCCCCTCCGAGCAGAGACGACCTTCCTGGCGCACGGGATGGGCCTGATCAGCCACGAGGCCCCGCGGTTGACGGACACCGGTCCGGTCCCGTACCCCAACGCCGACGGCGGACGTCCGCTCGAGGAAGGCATGGTCCTGTCGATCGAGACGACGCTCTGCCACTCCCGGCGCGGATTCATCAAACTCGAGGACACTGTGGCCGTGACAGACGGCGGCTACCGCGCATTCGGCGACAACGCGCGGGGCTGGAACGTCGCGGGATGA
- a CDS encoding HpcH/HpaI aldolase family protein: protein MNGLGGWCHVDSPYVAEVMGSAGFDWCCIDMQHGLPDRTALLPMVQALDLRGCPTVVRVPEPSDAAICHALDAGACGVIVPMVGTASRAHEAVSRCHYPPDGVRSFGPLRAKLGAPTAAGEDEPLPRCYVMIEDRSGLENLHPIAATPGVSGIFLGPADLGLSLWGDPARTSDDAMLRIGAEVARACDDAGIVAGVFAGGPSAAATWRRLGFTMIALDSDSSLLMRASRALVAESRTAMSNLEKPAY from the coding sequence ATGAACGGGCTCGGTGGCTGGTGCCATGTCGACAGCCCCTATGTGGCCGAGGTGATGGGCAGCGCTGGATTCGACTGGTGCTGCATCGACATGCAGCACGGCCTTCCCGACCGCACCGCCCTGCTGCCGATGGTCCAGGCACTGGATCTGCGAGGGTGTCCGACGGTGGTGCGGGTACCCGAGCCCTCCGACGCAGCCATCTGCCACGCGCTCGACGCCGGCGCCTGCGGCGTGATCGTGCCGATGGTGGGAACGGCGAGCCGTGCACACGAGGCAGTCTCCCGTTGCCACTACCCTCCCGACGGCGTTCGCAGTTTCGGACCCTTGCGCGCCAAGCTGGGAGCCCCGACCGCAGCCGGGGAGGACGAGCCGCTCCCGCGTTGCTATGTGATGATCGAAGACCGGTCCGGCCTCGAGAACCTCCACCCCATCGCCGCCACCCCGGGAGTCTCCGGGATCTTCCTCGGGCCGGCGGATCTCGGGCTCTCGCTGTGGGGTGACCCAGCGCGGACGTCCGACGACGCCATGCTCCGGATCGGGGCAGAGGTGGCACGCGCCTGCGACGATGCCGGCATCGTCGCCGGCGTCTTCGCGGGCGGCCCGTCTGCCGCGGCCACGTGGAGACGCCTCGGCTTCACGATGATCGCGCTCGATTCCGACTCGAGCCTGTTGATGCGCGCCTCACGGGCGCTGGTCGCGGAGTCTCGGACGGCGATGTCGAACCTCGAGAAGCCGGCGTACTAA
- a CDS encoding GntR family transcriptional regulator, whose protein sequence is MVRDSPRWGSISVEENAPQRAPSLAEQTYQTLKRWIVEGDLEPGVALSENDLSRRFSISRSPLREAIRRLQEDGLLNASGPRGFTVPDLSVDLIRQVYGVRLALESAAAASASIPDSEVKAAGAELRALGKEVKAGKFENFTRSDFEFHDLFVQNCGNPMLVDHVDRIRGHVRRIANFAGQLAEHSRASYAEHVVIHEAMQSGDNLALRDAVEGHIRGVTDRLVLQLEARAS, encoded by the coding sequence ATGGTTCGTGATTCCCCACGCTGGGGATCGATCTCCGTCGAGGAGAACGCCCCGCAGCGGGCGCCCTCCCTGGCAGAGCAGACCTACCAGACGCTCAAGCGCTGGATCGTCGAGGGAGACCTCGAGCCCGGCGTCGCGCTCAGCGAGAACGACCTCTCGCGTCGGTTCTCGATCAGCCGTTCGCCGCTGCGTGAAGCGATCCGCCGACTTCAGGAGGACGGTCTGCTCAATGCGTCGGGACCGCGGGGATTCACCGTGCCCGACCTCAGTGTCGACCTCATCCGTCAGGTCTACGGCGTGCGACTGGCCCTGGAGTCCGCAGCGGCCGCATCCGCTTCGATCCCCGACTCCGAAGTCAAGGCGGCGGGCGCCGAACTGCGTGCGCTCGGCAAGGAGGTCAAAGCCGGCAAGTTCGAGAACTTCACGCGCTCGGACTTCGAGTTCCACGACCTCTTCGTGCAGAACTGTGGCAACCCGATGCTGGTCGACCACGTCGACCGGATCCGAGGACACGTCCGGCGGATCGCGAACTTCGCCGGACAGCTGGCGGAGCACTCGCGGGCCTCCTATGCCGAGCATGTCGTGATCCACGAAGCGATGCAGTCCGGGGACAATCTGGCGCTCCGCGACGCCGTCGAAGGACACATCAGAGGCGTGACCGACCGTCTCGTCCTGCAACTCGAGGCGCGCGCTAGTTAG
- a CDS encoding lipocalin-like domain-containing protein produces MSEASSGLVGAWTLIDYTTTDLAGGRVRHPLGAGARGVLVYTADGYMSVQIAADDRSHYATDELHGGTGAERASAAAGYLAYAGRFEVSPEGIVTHLIDISLFPNWSKRQIRRRATLRGDLLTLGIVEPITVDGVSRTGILTWQRFAPSPVSASV; encoded by the coding sequence ATGAGCGAAGCGTCGTCGGGACTGGTGGGCGCGTGGACGCTCATCGACTACACGACCACCGACCTTGCCGGTGGTCGCGTTCGACACCCCTTGGGTGCCGGTGCTCGCGGTGTCCTCGTCTACACGGCCGATGGGTACATGTCGGTCCAGATCGCTGCTGACGACCGTTCGCACTACGCCACCGACGAGCTGCATGGCGGGACCGGGGCCGAGCGCGCTTCGGCGGCGGCGGGCTACCTTGCCTACGCGGGTCGGTTCGAGGTCAGTCCGGAGGGGATCGTGACCCACCTGATAGACATCTCGCTCTTCCCCAACTGGTCGAAGCGCCAGATCCGGCGCAGGGCCACCCTCCGCGGCGACCTGCTCACCCTGGGGATCGTCGAGCCGATCACCGTCGACGGGGTATCGCGAACCGGCATCTTGACCTGGCAGCGCTTCGCCCCGTCGCCGGTGTCGGCATCGGTGTGA
- a CDS encoding LuxR family transcriptional regulator codes for MTSYEPEDRALFEEEATGLYEQILAEGGLAADDPRLVEASSVRRAFDLLVELGLLQLDASRKTWRPLEPSNAQSRVVTPLGNEGARLLQESARWASAFSHLAQSWRRSPAASESGPFLYLHGEAINPYLTTLVSEAQEELLTAQPQATRSAKTVAEAAVRDVAALKRGLAMRTLYQHSARRHPATHKYVATVTEHGAEVRTLDEFFNRMIVVDRRVALIPAADSLATAVVVREPAIVAYLVDVFERAFARGRPFASAGQSVTKEIASEQRSMTIRMLIEGHADAVSAKRLGVSPRTYAGYVAELKEEYDAETRFQLGYTMGKLGIAGKDDEAAPPR; via the coding sequence ATGACCTCCTACGAGCCCGAGGACCGGGCGCTCTTCGAGGAGGAGGCGACCGGGCTGTACGAGCAGATCCTGGCGGAGGGCGGGCTGGCGGCCGACGACCCGCGGCTGGTCGAGGCGTCGTCGGTACGACGGGCGTTCGACCTGCTGGTCGAGCTCGGCCTGCTGCAGCTGGACGCGTCGCGGAAGACCTGGCGGCCGCTGGAGCCGAGCAACGCGCAGTCCCGGGTGGTGACGCCGCTGGGGAACGAGGGGGCCCGGCTGCTGCAGGAGTCGGCGCGGTGGGCGTCGGCGTTCTCGCACCTGGCGCAGAGCTGGCGGCGCTCGCCCGCGGCGAGCGAGTCGGGTCCGTTCCTGTACCTGCACGGCGAGGCGATCAACCCCTACCTCACGACCCTGGTCAGCGAGGCCCAGGAGGAGCTGCTGACCGCCCAGCCGCAGGCGACGCGCAGCGCGAAGACGGTGGCGGAGGCGGCGGTGCGGGACGTGGCGGCGCTCAAGCGCGGCCTGGCGATGCGGACGCTCTACCAGCACAGCGCGCGGCGGCACCCGGCGACGCACAAATACGTCGCGACCGTGACCGAGCACGGAGCCGAGGTCCGCACGCTCGACGAGTTCTTCAACCGGATGATCGTGGTCGACCGCCGGGTCGCGCTGATCCCGGCGGCCGACAGCCTGGCGACGGCGGTCGTCGTACGGGAGCCGGCGATCGTGGCCTATCTCGTCGACGTCTTCGAGCGGGCCTTCGCCCGCGGGCGCCCGTTCGCGAGCGCCGGCCAGAGCGTCACCAAGGAGATCGCGTCGGAGCAGCGCTCGATGACGATCCGGATGCTGATCGAGGGGCACGCCGACGCGGTGAGCGCGAAGCGGCTCGGCGTCAGCCCGCGGACGTACGCCGGCTATGTCGCGGAGCTCAAGGAGGAGTACGACGCGGAGACGCGCTTCCAGCTCGGCTACACCATGGGCAAGCTCGGCATCGCCGGCAAGGACGACGAGGCGGCACCGCCCCGGTAG
- a CDS encoding AAA family ATPase, whose amino-acid sequence MSSDPKITIYYGPLAWFKEKSEPKRPVALMDLVRERDEATRVITHRVTQHGAESDEMVELPKPKRPGHVAAQSGDYASLNDHVITNFAGWIRELNPKHLYLHNPPFHVHKQLERSFSVKTERYNYPVVTRETLVKFRDHYAEHLVGQVSAKEALLAALYPLTRQGRSKPVVVMLYGPSGVGKTESAEFINKLLIGTLMRKQFSMFHNDQFASYVFGGKLSESSFAHDLLDRESGVILIDEFDKANPVFHSAFYQLFDSGVFEDKNYSVTLGPELIICTSNYDSEQDVQRALGDALYSRFDALIRFEPLSADEIKEIIDRLVNARFESLDAEEKSHVDLDVVRDLLHSAAGRMGNVRKLSKVVEELISLMLVRAVLDGQTRSPTETEKGIEGASLRGGLRD is encoded by the coding sequence ATGTCGAGTGATCCAAAGATCACGATCTACTACGGCCCACTTGCGTGGTTCAAAGAGAAGTCGGAGCCCAAGCGGCCCGTAGCTCTTATGGATCTAGTTCGAGAACGCGATGAGGCAACGCGGGTCATCACGCACCGAGTCACTCAGCACGGTGCCGAATCCGACGAAATGGTGGAACTGCCAAAGCCGAAGCGCCCCGGCCATGTCGCCGCCCAGTCGGGTGATTATGCGAGTCTCAACGATCACGTGATCACGAACTTCGCCGGGTGGATACGTGAACTCAACCCGAAGCATCTCTACCTTCACAACCCGCCGTTTCACGTTCACAAGCAACTTGAGCGAAGTTTTTCGGTGAAAACCGAGCGCTACAACTATCCCGTGGTCACCCGCGAGACGCTCGTCAAGTTCCGCGACCACTACGCCGAGCACCTGGTCGGACAGGTTTCGGCGAAGGAGGCACTCCTGGCGGCGCTCTACCCGCTCACTCGTCAGGGTCGTAGCAAGCCCGTTGTTGTAATGCTCTACGGTCCCTCCGGTGTGGGCAAGACCGAGTCAGCGGAGTTCATAAACAAACTGCTCATCGGCACTCTCATGCGCAAGCAGTTCTCGATGTTTCACAACGATCAGTTCGCTTCGTACGTGTTCGGAGGCAAGCTTTCAGAGTCGTCCTTCGCTCACGATCTCCTGGATCGTGAATCCGGCGTCATCCTGATCGACGAGTTCGACAAGGCTAATCCGGTGTTCCACAGTGCCTTCTACCAACTCTTCGACAGCGGCGTCTTCGAGGACAAGAACTACAGTGTCACCCTCGGTCCGGAGCTAATCATTTGCACGTCGAACTATGACTCTGAGCAGGACGTCCAGCGCGCCCTCGGGGACGCGCTCTATTCGCGGTTCGACGCTCTCATTCGGTTCGAGCCTCTGTCGGCGGATGAGATCAAGGAGATCATTGACCGGCTCGTCAACGCTCGCTTCGAGAGTCTCGATGCCGAGGAGAAGAGCCACGTTGACCTCGACGTTGTGCGTGACCTACTGCACTCGGCGGCCGGGCGGATGGGTAACGTCCGGAAGCTGAGCAAGGTCGTTGAGGAGCTCATCTCGTTGATGCTCGTTCGCGCCGTGCTGGACGGGCAGACCCGCAGCCCAACCGAGACTGAGAAGGGTATAGAAGGAGCCTCGCTGCGTGGCGGGCTTCGAGATTGA
- a CDS encoding DUF6414 family protein, producing the protein MTATPEDRNHPRQSMIKIVYCDEESVSDYLDISAGGKESSTSEQVKERSRETHSEVETKMIAKFSWLPFLGASAETGAGAALSAAGRSILNKTLSNTILTDYLDKTDGDERIRQLRGLRVKALDGSMAYAKMYTPYMVIAKTEDQGVDLSRLDEALERAKGYYELVGEDEDGTKCVLRFNIKAFRNNYGLTDLGRMRLVFHGVLVGKTKERELLMESEMEPTDGAEVLSARDLLDRRTTSSELELDVYDVLLAGVEHVE; encoded by the coding sequence ATGACCGCAACGCCCGAGGATCGCAACCACCCCAGGCAGTCGATGATCAAGATCGTCTATTGCGACGAGGAGTCCGTATCGGACTACCTCGACATCTCTGCTGGCGGCAAAGAGTCGTCCACCAGCGAGCAAGTCAAAGAGCGTTCCAGGGAAACGCATAGCGAGGTCGAAACCAAGATGATCGCGAAATTCAGTTGGCTGCCGTTCCTCGGCGCGTCGGCTGAGACCGGGGCCGGGGCCGCGCTGTCCGCTGCGGGCCGCAGCATCCTGAATAAGACGCTCTCGAACACGATCCTTACCGACTACCTCGACAAGACGGATGGCGATGAACGGATCCGGCAGCTGCGTGGCCTACGCGTCAAGGCGCTGGACGGCTCGATGGCGTATGCGAAGATGTACACGCCGTACATGGTCATCGCAAAGACTGAGGACCAGGGCGTCGACCTTTCTCGCCTCGATGAAGCCCTTGAGCGAGCTAAGGGTTACTACGAACTTGTCGGGGAAGACGAGGACGGCACGAAGTGCGTGCTCCGCTTCAACATCAAAGCGTTCCGTAACAACTACGGCCTGACCGACCTGGGCAGGATGCGGCTCGTGTTCCACGGCGTTCTCGTCGGCAAGACCAAGGAACGTGAACTCCTGATGGAGTCGGAGATGGAACCCACCGACGGGGCAGAGGTGCTGAGCGCTCGGGATCTACTCGATCGCAGGACGACAAGCTCTGAACTCGAACTCGACGTTTACGACGTACTTCTAGCCGGGGTGGAGCATGTCGAGTGA
- a CDS encoding ASCH domain-containing protein — protein MARTATGRVALFSIHPDYAQAILNGTKKVEFRRQGLPEDVTHVVIYATAPIQQVVGMFEVAGVERLTPRRAWTTYQRVGGIKKHDFERYYLDTDAAFVIRVRKPRRFTRAFRLTDLDEALRPPQSYMYLNGERLDRARSLSQAIDRKEQLDIDRPLVAVGG, from the coding sequence ATGGCTCGCACGGCGACTGGACGCGTAGCGCTGTTTTCTATCCACCCTGACTACGCACAGGCAATCCTCAACGGCACCAAGAAGGTGGAGTTCCGCCGGCAAGGGCTGCCCGAGGATGTCACCCACGTTGTCATCTATGCGACCGCTCCGATCCAACAGGTCGTGGGCATGTTCGAGGTTGCTGGAGTCGAGAGACTGACGCCCCGACGCGCGTGGACGACGTACCAGCGCGTGGGCGGCATCAAGAAGCACGACTTCGAGCGCTATTACCTCGACACTGACGCCGCCTTTGTGATCCGTGTTCGAAAGCCTCGGCGGTTCACCCGCGCGTTTCGTCTGACGGACCTTGATGAAGCCCTGCGACCGCCTCAGTCATACATGTACCTGAACGGCGAGCGACTCGACCGCGCCCGATCACTCAGCCAGGCCATTGACCGCAAGGAGCAACTCGACATCGATCGACCGTTGGTGGCGGTCGGCGGCTGA
- a CDS encoding histone-like nucleoid-structuring protein Lsr2, translated as MAQRVVTQLISDLSGEEIKSGKGESIEFAYRGVSYRIDLTNKEAAGFDKVIATYLEHATKTSGRRKTSAASSKSGYVAKDVRAWAAEQGIDVPARGRIAADVVEKYQAAT; from the coding sequence ATGGCGCAGCGTGTAGTAACTCAACTCATCAGCGATCTCTCTGGTGAGGAGATCAAATCCGGCAAGGGCGAGAGCATCGAATTCGCTTACCGCGGCGTCTCCTACCGCATCGATCTCACCAACAAGGAAGCGGCTGGCTTCGACAAGGTGATCGCCACTTACCTGGAGCACGCCACCAAGACCAGCGGACGCCGGAAGACCTCCGCCGCCTCCTCGAAGAGTGGCTATGTGGCCAAGGATGTCCGGGCGTGGGCTGCTGAGCAGGGCATCGACGTGCCGGCGCGCGGTCGCATCGCTGCCGATGTGGTGGAGAAGTATCAGGCCGCAACCTGA
- a CDS encoding helix-turn-helix domain-containing protein — MPRPAGKPPLSSATAEFGARVRRRRAQLGLSQEALADTCELHWTYIGQVERGQRNISLHNIIRIAEALQIDPGRLVQGLASTT, encoded by the coding sequence GTGCCCCGTCCCGCTGGCAAGCCCCCGCTGTCCTCGGCAACCGCCGAGTTCGGCGCGCGCGTACGCCGGCGACGGGCCCAGCTCGGCCTGAGCCAAGAAGCGCTGGCCGACACCTGCGAGCTCCACTGGACCTACATCGGCCAGGTCGAGCGCGGCCAGCGCAACATCTCGCTCCACAACATCATCCGCATCGCCGAAGCGCTCCAGATCGATCCTGGCCGCCTGGTCCAGGGCCTGGCTTCCACGACGTGA
- a CDS encoding IS256 family transposase, translated as MALPQSALSEILDAFRAGDGVDLIRESVRVALQELIELEATERIGAAPYERTEDRTNERNGHRTRPLTTKAGDVELRIPKLRKGSFFPIILEPRRRIDQALYAVVMECYVHGISTRSVDDLVEAMGGSGISKSEVSRICANLDETVGAFRTRTLDHVEFPYIYLDATYLHVRNKPGKGGQVVSMAVVVATGVTARGDREILGLDVGDSEDETFWRAFLLSLKQRGLGGVQLVISDQHSGLVAALSRAFQGVAHQRCRVHFARNLLAHVPKGQADYVAAAFRMIFAQAKPADIDAAWDRTREEFALRWPKIGPYMDDAKTEVLAFTAFPREHWRKIWSTNPLERVNKEIKRRSRVVGIFPNPAAVIRLVGAVLIDMHDEWIAADRRYLSEGSMAKLYETSDTDPVAAIEGSDS; from the coding sequence ATGGCCTTGCCCCAGTCTGCCCTGTCCGAGATCCTCGACGCGTTTCGTGCCGGTGATGGTGTCGACCTGATCCGTGAATCGGTCCGTGTCGCGCTCCAGGAGCTGATCGAACTCGAAGCGACCGAACGGATCGGCGCCGCGCCCTACGAGCGCACCGAGGACCGCACCAACGAGCGCAACGGCCACCGGACGCGGCCGTTGACCACCAAGGCCGGCGACGTCGAGCTGCGGATCCCCAAGCTCCGCAAGGGATCGTTCTTCCCGATCATCCTCGAACCCCGCCGCCGCATCGACCAGGCGCTCTACGCGGTGGTGATGGAGTGCTACGTCCACGGCATCTCCACGCGCAGCGTCGACGACCTGGTCGAAGCGATGGGCGGCTCCGGGATCTCCAAGTCCGAGGTCTCCAGGATCTGCGCCAACCTCGACGAGACCGTCGGCGCGTTCCGCACCCGCACCCTGGACCACGTCGAGTTCCCCTACATCTACCTCGACGCGACCTACCTCCACGTCCGCAACAAGCCCGGCAAGGGTGGCCAAGTCGTGTCCATGGCCGTGGTCGTCGCGACCGGCGTTACCGCCCGTGGGGACAGGGAGATCCTCGGACTGGACGTCGGCGACAGCGAGGACGAGACGTTCTGGCGAGCGTTCCTGCTCAGCCTCAAGCAGCGAGGTCTGGGCGGGGTACAACTGGTGATCAGCGACCAGCACTCCGGGCTAGTCGCAGCCCTGTCCCGAGCGTTCCAGGGCGTCGCGCACCAACGGTGTCGTGTCCACTTCGCCCGCAACCTCCTCGCCCACGTCCCCAAGGGTCAGGCCGACTACGTCGCCGCAGCGTTCCGGATGATCTTCGCCCAAGCCAAGCCAGCCGACATCGACGCGGCCTGGGACCGCACCCGTGAGGAGTTCGCCCTCAGGTGGCCCAAGATCGGTCCCTACATGGACGACGCGAAGACCGAGGTCCTCGCCTTCACCGCGTTCCCGCGCGAGCACTGGCGCAAGATCTGGTCGACCAACCCGCTCGAGCGGGTCAACAAGGAGATCAAGCGCCGCTCCCGCGTCGTGGGGATCTTCCCCAACCCCGCTGCGGTCATCAGGCTGGTCGGAGCCGTGCTGATCGACATGCACGACGAGTGGATCGCCGCCGATCGCCGCTACCTGTCTGAAGGCTCGATGGCGAAGCTCTACGAGACCAGCGATACTGACCCCGTCGCCGCCATCGAGGGCAGCGACTCGTAG